One Thermicanus aegyptius DSM 12793 DNA segment encodes these proteins:
- a CDS encoding type III polyketide synthase — protein MPIILSVGTATPPYRFAQEQVKELAKELFRSFPNLERYLPVFDHTEIKERYFSMPSSWFFENHSFSERNRLYLEKAVSLGKEAIQRALQKANLGTDQIRHFLFISSTGIATPTVDAYIIQDLGMDRHVMRTPIWGLGCAGGVVGLARAFELAKAYPKDRILLLALELVGLTFIPEDLTKSNLIAASLFGEGAAAVLIQGEDLPLPDQGRVYPHFHSAYGTLFPDSYEVMGWDLDENGLKVRFSRDIPAFIRKHLRNAVEEYLGKENLALSGISHYLLHPGGKKVLDAYVESFGLPPGKVEYSREILRHYGNLSSASVLFVLEKIYPQGQEGEWGMMAALGPGFSLEQLLLHWRRGKKGES, from the coding sequence ATGCCCATCATTCTTTCCGTTGGGACGGCAACCCCTCCCTACCGATTTGCACAGGAACAGGTGAAGGAGCTGGCCAAAGAATTGTTCCGTTCCTTCCCCAACCTGGAACGGTATCTTCCTGTCTTTGACCACACCGAGATCAAGGAAAGATATTTCTCGATGCCCTCTTCCTGGTTTTTTGAAAATCATTCTTTTTCGGAGCGGAATCGCCTCTATCTGGAGAAGGCGGTTTCCCTAGGAAAAGAAGCAATTCAAAGGGCGCTTCAGAAGGCAAATCTCGGAACGGATCAAATTCGTCATTTTCTTTTCATCTCATCCACAGGCATTGCCACGCCCACTGTAGATGCCTACATCATCCAGGACTTAGGAATGGATCGTCATGTGATGAGAACCCCCATATGGGGACTGGGTTGCGCCGGAGGGGTGGTGGGACTCGCCAGGGCTTTTGAGCTGGCCAAAGCTTATCCAAAAGACCGGATTCTCCTCCTCGCCCTCGAGCTTGTGGGGCTCACCTTCATTCCGGAGGATCTAACGAAAAGCAATCTGATCGCCGCCTCCCTTTTTGGGGAGGGGGCAGCCGCCGTTCTCATCCAAGGGGAGGATCTGCCTCTTCCCGATCAAGGCAGGGTTTATCCCCACTTTCACTCGGCTTACGGCACCCTTTTCCCGGACTCCTATGAGGTGATGGGCTGGGATCTGGATGAGAATGGCCTGAAAGTTCGTTTCTCCCGAGACATTCCCGCCTTCATCCGCAAACATCTACGGAATGCCGTAGAGGAGTATCTCGGGAAAGAAAATCTTGCCCTTTCAGGCATCTCCCATTATCTCCTTCATCCAGGAGGGAAAAAGGTGCTGGATGCTTACGTGGAGTCGTTCGGTCTTCCCCCGGGAAAGGTGGAATATTCCCGGGAAATATTGCGCCACTACGGCAATCTCTCCTCCGCTTCCGTTCTTTTCGTGCTAGAAAAGATATACCCCCAGGGTCAAGAGGGGGAATGGGGGATGATGGCTGCCTTAGGTCCCGGCTTCTCCCTTGAACAACTTCTCCTGCATTGGAGAAGGGGAAAAAAAGGGGAATCCTAA
- a CDS encoding ABC transporter ATP-binding protein: MAATFEDEISVKGVTRSFPVAGGELEVLKGVDLKIKPGTLVMLKGRSGSGKTTLLNIIGGLDLPTQGEVWFEGHPLSSLTDMERTMIRRTRIGFIFQAFALMPLLTAAENVELTLRLAGVKPKLWKERVEETLALVGLEKRMKHKPYELSGGEQQRVAIARALVHRPRLVLADEPTAELDSKRSLQMIQMFKSLIVREGVTLLMTTHDPALLEVADEIYEMVDGKVQKI, from the coding sequence GTGGCCGCCACATTTGAAGACGAAATTTCCGTAAAAGGGGTAACCCGCTCCTTTCCGGTGGCGGGAGGGGAGCTGGAGGTTCTCAAGGGGGTGGATTTAAAGATTAAGCCTGGAACCCTCGTGATGCTTAAAGGCAGATCCGGTTCGGGAAAGACCACCCTCCTTAATATCATTGGAGGTCTTGATCTTCCCACCCAGGGAGAAGTGTGGTTTGAGGGGCATCCCCTCTCCAGCCTCACCGATATGGAACGAACCATGATTCGCAGAACGAGAATTGGCTTTATATTCCAGGCGTTTGCTCTTATGCCTCTTCTTACCGCTGCGGAAAATGTGGAGCTTACCCTTCGTTTGGCCGGGGTAAAGCCGAAGCTATGGAAAGAAAGAGTAGAAGAAACCCTCGCTTTGGTAGGATTAGAGAAACGGATGAAGCACAAACCGTACGAATTATCCGGGGGAGAGCAGCAGCGGGTCGCCATCGCCCGTGCTCTGGTTCATCGCCCCCGCCTTGTCTTGGCCGATGAGCCGACAGCCGAGCTGGATAGCAAGAGGAGCTTGCAAATGATTCAGATGTTTAAATCCCTAATCGTCCGAGAAGGGGTAACCCTTCTTATGACCACCCATGATCCCGCATTATTGGAGGTAGCCGATGAAATCTATGAGATGGTGGACGGCAAAGTACAGAAGATTTAG
- the hutH gene encoding histidine ammonia-lyase: protein MVKPTLLLTGNTLLLEEIEDVLQEKREVALAPEAIERMSSSRKFVENLVRDGRVVYGITTGFGKFSDVVIPKKEALILQENLIKSHACGVGAPLTKGIVRAIMLLRANALAKGFSGIRVETVQFLLQFLNRGIHPVIPEQGSLGASGDLAPLAHMVLPMLGLGEVEYKGRILPAREALAKEHLHPIQLTEKEGLALINGTQAMAGIAAYAWKKINDLLLLADLIAALSVEALHGIPTAYHPLIQDVRPHPGQRETAENLLIFLEGSKEVSKPGERRVQDAYSLRCIPQVHGASKAAFRHFSEILQVEINSATDNPLIFPEAGEVISGGNFHGQPLGLIGDYMAIALSELADISERRIERLVNPALSGLPPFLTRHGGLHSGMMIAQYVAASLVSENKILSHPASVDSIPSSANQEDHVSMGTTAMRKLLQVMENLTHVLAIEAIVAAQGVEFGGKRLGKWTSRLYQALRKKIPPLEEDRILHEDILKVVEMIKGEEIPLPEKVPAV from the coding sequence ATGGTGAAACCAACTTTACTTCTTACGGGGAACACCCTGCTTTTAGAAGAGATCGAAGATGTTTTGCAGGAAAAAAGAGAGGTGGCTCTCGCGCCGGAAGCGATCGAGAGGATGAGCTCATCGAGGAAATTCGTAGAGAATCTGGTCCGAGACGGGAGGGTGGTCTACGGGATCACCACCGGATTCGGGAAATTTAGCGATGTGGTGATACCCAAAAAAGAGGCCCTCATCCTACAGGAAAACCTGATTAAAAGCCACGCCTGCGGCGTCGGAGCCCCATTGACCAAAGGAATCGTGCGGGCGATCATGCTTTTAAGGGCGAATGCCTTAGCCAAAGGGTTCTCCGGTATCCGCGTGGAAACGGTTCAGTTCCTCCTTCAATTTCTGAATCGGGGAATCCACCCTGTCATCCCTGAGCAAGGATCTTTGGGCGCAAGCGGGGATTTAGCCCCCCTCGCTCATATGGTCTTACCGATGCTGGGATTGGGAGAAGTGGAATACAAGGGGCGCATCCTGCCTGCAAGGGAAGCATTAGCAAAGGAACATCTCCATCCCATTCAGCTCACGGAAAAAGAGGGACTTGCCCTGATCAATGGGACCCAAGCCATGGCCGGCATCGCCGCATATGCATGGAAAAAAATAAACGACTTACTCCTTTTGGCCGACCTCATCGCCGCTTTAAGTGTAGAGGCTCTCCACGGCATTCCGACGGCATACCATCCCCTCATCCAGGACGTCCGTCCCCATCCGGGACAAAGAGAGACGGCGGAGAACCTGCTCATTTTCCTGGAGGGGAGCAAAGAAGTGAGCAAACCGGGGGAAAGGAGGGTGCAGGATGCTTACAGCCTCCGCTGCATTCCCCAGGTGCACGGGGCGTCAAAAGCGGCCTTCCGTCACTTCAGCGAAATTCTGCAGGTGGAGATTAATTCTGCCACCGATAATCCTCTCATCTTTCCCGAAGCAGGTGAAGTCATCTCCGGAGGAAATTTTCACGGACAGCCCTTGGGACTGATCGGCGATTATATGGCCATCGCCCTCTCGGAACTGGCCGATATCTCGGAACGCAGGATCGAGCGCCTGGTTAACCCCGCTTTAAGCGGTCTGCCTCCGTTTCTGACCCGTCACGGCGGTCTGCACTCTGGAATGATGATCGCTCAGTATGTGGCTGCTTCACTCGTATCGGAGAACAAAATCCTCTCCCACCCCGCCAGCGTCGATTCCATCCCCTCCTCCGCCAACCAAGAAGATCATGTGAGCATGGGGACGACCGCCATGCGGAAGCTGCTTCAGGTAATGGAAAATCTCACCCATGTTTTGGCCATCGAAGCGATCGTGGCGGCCCAAGGGGTTGAATTCGGTGGCAAGAGGCTGGGCAAATGGACCTCCCGGCTTTACCAAGCCTTGCGAAAAAAAATCCCTCCATTGGAAGAGGATCGCATTCTCCATGAGGATATTTTAAAAGTGGTAGAAATGATAAAAGGGGAGGAAATTCCCCTCCCCGAAAAAGTACCTGCGGTATAG
- a CDS encoding extracellular solute-binding protein, producing MKRNKWFLILALLSMGMTLLTGCFGQTEPVNSQPKTLKVLASEWVYRDFGQLFEITHENVTTELINMDQLYQKMYSQQQNMKDPNAKPIEPIDIYREALTGPNPPDVVYIDNVAIFPKLVEEGLLQPLDTYIQKEKYDTTGIAPAVIDGIKEMGNGTLYALAPNFSAAALFYNKTFFDKRGVEYPKDHMTWDQIFNLARQLTYEENGEKKYGLSMGYGDLYNQVQQFVSQSGLSPFDKDFKTFTVNTPEYEKIWSTFIDMQKQEVIAPPFNYEEQVKKNGGKMMPFVEHDFISGRAAMMVMRYEEIRQLYDVMNGNMYFGPDAQMPEKFDWDVVTYPVMEEGSDIGGLVYYNGMMAINAKAQEPDLAWEYVAFMNGDKVAKARSQASWQLSSRTEYNQPPAGLNINMQAFTALKPAPMQDDNAFYTKFNRLDPWSIYQVGQQEFEAARTGQKTVQQALADYQKKGQEMLDNLNKGLMTNGQQSPQQSVGGASGVRPMPVMP from the coding sequence ATGAAACGAAACAAGTGGTTCTTGATTCTTGCTCTTTTAAGCATGGGCATGACGTTACTGACGGGATGTTTCGGACAGACGGAGCCGGTCAACAGCCAGCCAAAGACGTTAAAAGTTTTGGCCAGCGAATGGGTGTATCGAGACTTCGGTCAACTGTTTGAAATTACCCATGAAAATGTGACCACCGAATTGATCAATATGGACCAACTGTACCAAAAAATGTATTCCCAACAGCAAAACATGAAGGACCCCAATGCGAAGCCGATAGAACCCATCGATATTTACAGGGAGGCTTTGACCGGCCCCAATCCCCCCGATGTGGTCTACATCGATAACGTGGCTATCTTCCCCAAATTGGTGGAGGAAGGATTGCTGCAACCCCTCGATACTTACATTCAAAAAGAGAAATATGATACCACCGGCATCGCCCCGGCCGTCATTGACGGGATTAAGGAGATGGGGAACGGGACCCTCTATGCCCTCGCCCCTAATTTCAGCGCTGCCGCCCTTTTTTACAACAAAACCTTCTTCGATAAGCGGGGGGTGGAATATCCCAAAGACCACATGACCTGGGATCAAATCTTTAATCTGGCCCGTCAGCTTACCTATGAAGAGAATGGGGAGAAAAAATATGGACTCTCCATGGGGTATGGCGATCTCTATAATCAGGTGCAGCAGTTTGTCAGTCAGTCCGGGCTTTCCCCTTTTGATAAAGATTTTAAAACCTTTACGGTAAATACCCCTGAATATGAAAAGATTTGGAGTACCTTCATTGACATGCAGAAACAGGAAGTCATTGCTCCGCCCTTTAACTATGAAGAACAGGTGAAAAAAAACGGCGGGAAGATGATGCCTTTTGTAGAGCATGACTTCATCTCCGGCCGGGCTGCCATGATGGTGATGCGCTATGAGGAGATTCGCCAGCTTTACGATGTGATGAACGGTAACATGTATTTCGGTCCTGATGCTCAGATGCCGGAGAAGTTTGATTGGGATGTGGTCACCTATCCGGTGATGGAGGAGGGCTCCGATATCGGAGGGCTGGTTTATTACAACGGGATGATGGCCATCAACGCCAAGGCACAAGAACCGGATCTTGCCTGGGAATATGTCGCATTCATGAATGGGGATAAAGTGGCCAAAGCGAGGTCTCAAGCGAGCTGGCAGTTGAGCTCCCGGACCGAGTACAACCAGCCTCCTGCGGGGTTAAACATCAACATGCAAGCCTTTACCGCACTGAAGCCCGCTCCCATGCAAGATGACAATGCCTTCTATACGAAATTCAATCGCCTTGATCCCTGGTCCATTTACCAGGTCGGCCAACAAGAATTTGAAGCGGCACGCACGGGACAAAAGACGGTTCAGCAAGCGCTGGCCGATTACCAAAAGAAAGGGCAAGAGATGCTCGATAATCTGAATAAAGGGTTAATGACGAACGGGCAGCAATCTCCGCAGCAATCGGTAGGCGGCGCCAGCGGTGTTCGCCCCATGCCCGTAATGCCCTAA
- a CDS encoding efflux RND transporter periplasmic adaptor subunit, which yields MKSMRWWTAKYRRFRVEGRIFLAPLAFLLMINLLVGCGLLPAEQTEENLPNIEPPKISKKPEMTVTRGPIEISIQGQGKVFSKEEELLYFVGSEPPSNGQNDTGQGTSTDTFRLKGVYVKPGDHVTAGQLLAEVETQDLDLEIERSANDLKVEEQKLITELRKEPMTEADRIAQEQMKAAFLEKQIAHQKLVRKLVNSKLTAPYAGRVEAVYYNPGDSVKPYDPVFLLINPNDLMVGVRVTDKDLESLHIDQEARVTISGVNEALTGRIIAMPNPNNQQKQDPYNPYNPYNPYQPVNGRSGGVQDERSQYLLISLDKVPEGVTRGTNATASIVLQRKEDVVKIPLSFLYTYGGRNYVIVTDGETKREVDVELGLQSATEVEILSGLRGGERIVGR from the coding sequence ATGAAATCTATGAGATGGTGGACGGCAAAGTACAGAAGATTTAGAGTAGAGGGCCGGATTTTCCTCGCGCCCCTCGCCTTTCTCCTCATGATCAATCTCCTCGTTGGCTGTGGCCTTCTTCCGGCGGAGCAGACGGAGGAGAACCTGCCAAACATTGAACCTCCCAAAATCTCAAAGAAGCCGGAGATGACCGTCACCCGAGGACCGATCGAGATCAGCATCCAAGGTCAAGGGAAAGTATTCTCTAAGGAAGAGGAACTGCTCTATTTCGTCGGGAGCGAACCGCCTTCTAACGGACAAAACGATACCGGGCAAGGAACGTCAACCGATACTTTTCGTTTGAAAGGAGTGTATGTGAAACCGGGAGATCATGTGACGGCAGGGCAACTCCTTGCAGAGGTGGAGACCCAAGACTTGGACTTGGAGATTGAGCGGAGCGCCAATGATCTAAAGGTTGAGGAACAGAAGCTGATCACCGAGCTTCGCAAGGAACCGATGACGGAGGCCGACCGCATCGCCCAGGAGCAGATGAAGGCCGCCTTTTTGGAAAAGCAGATTGCCCATCAGAAATTGGTTAGGAAGTTGGTCAATTCAAAACTTACCGCACCCTACGCAGGCAGGGTGGAGGCGGTCTATTATAACCCGGGAGACTCGGTGAAACCGTATGATCCTGTTTTTCTACTTATAAACCCGAACGATTTGATGGTGGGCGTCCGGGTGACCGATAAAGACCTGGAGTCTCTCCATATCGATCAAGAGGCAAGGGTAACCATCAGCGGGGTGAATGAGGCGCTAACGGGTCGGATCATCGCCATGCCCAACCCAAACAATCAGCAAAAACAAGATCCATACAACCCATACAACCCATACAATCCCTATCAACCGGTTAATGGGAGATCGGGAGGAGTTCAGGATGAACGGAGCCAGTATCTCCTCATTTCTCTGGATAAGGTTCCCGAAGGGGTGACTCGAGGGACCAATGCGACGGCTTCCATCGTTTTGCAGCGCAAAGAGGATGTGGTGAAAATTCCCCTTTCCTTCCTCTATACCTACGGAGGGCGGAATTATGTGATCGTCACCGATGGTGAGACAAAACGGGAGGTCGATGTGGAACTGGGGCTTCAATCTGCGACGGAAGTGGAGATCCTGAGCGGACTTCGCGGCGGCGAACGGATCGTGGGGCGATAA
- a CDS encoding ABC transporter permease, whose product MHILRFLFMKMWSRKGTTLISLVSLIIAVALTTSIPMYTNGSIKNLVYKELMDYGAKGLPAGALVLRYQTIANQFPEKEQVAQMDRFTREELAKRIGLPLDRMIPAYQLKIQPVEIVSGAEGESSKRRQLGILSLSDPKDEIQMVEGKLFSDQIQNGVIEAILPRESLYIQGLKIGQVVSYPVTGGKGIPPLKIKVVGSYEIKDEESPYWYLGKDLMRNMFLVSEKVMKEELIQKGVPLNVANWLYLFNLNDLTSSQMAFARNALANLDIELNKILPNTKTEISFYDLLDQFQRESGQLRLMLFTLAAPILVLLFYFIIMNARQGLERQRGDIVVLRSRGSSTRQIILLYFLESLLIGGASFILGPILGYWMAKVLGSSNGFLSFVNRKAVMVEFTPDILLYALLAILFAVLANTVPILGFAKQSVVNYKQELANVGRRAFWEKIFLDLILLGVAAYGWYLFMQRKITLLSTGLTADQLQVDPLLFFIPAIFLFGAGFLFLRLLPLVLRLLFVLTKRWLNLPFYLTMTQLSRSAKQYHPVMLLLTLTLGLGVYSASSARTIDQNETERFLYKTGTDVVMEAQWEKQIDPSEMGSMPSANPGGGSPGGGMPGYSGGGSGGNSGGPGGPGGGGPPAPVEIPFRYVEPPFEAFQNLKGAKAVTRVLTKDVSVAVGGKSLGQGKMMAIDNADFAKVAYFKSSLFAPYHPYQYLELLGKHEAALIASKKFMEKYDLKPGTVLTLVIKSQPVDFILYAGAPYWPTLYPDEAPFFIVNLAYLQDQIPIEPYQVWIKMAPDGSVVEMMNRLADQGIYLLSVEDHRSEMIRQLKHPSRGGVFGVLSLGFLVSIFISLLGYLLYWFYSLSSRSVQFGILRASGLKRSELITMLLLEQIFTAGTSILMGLVSGGMASRLFIPFMQVTGTNQTQVPPFEVIFRQSDLYSLLTMVLLMIAIGALFLTYRIRSLRIHQAVKLGEER is encoded by the coding sequence ATGCACATCTTGCGTTTTCTCTTTATGAAAATGTGGAGTCGAAAGGGGACGACCCTTATATCCCTCGTCAGTCTCATCATCGCAGTGGCGCTAACCACCAGCATTCCCATGTATACCAACGGGTCGATCAAAAATCTGGTTTATAAAGAGCTCATGGACTATGGCGCCAAAGGGCTGCCTGCCGGAGCCCTCGTTCTCCGCTACCAGACCATCGCCAATCAATTCCCGGAAAAGGAGCAAGTGGCCCAAATGGACCGTTTCACCCGGGAGGAGTTGGCGAAGCGGATCGGGCTCCCTCTCGATCGCATGATTCCCGCCTATCAGTTGAAGATCCAACCTGTGGAGATCGTTTCGGGAGCGGAAGGGGAGAGCAGTAAGAGAAGGCAGCTGGGCATCCTATCCCTCTCCGACCCAAAGGATGAGATCCAGATGGTGGAGGGGAAGCTCTTCTCCGATCAAATCCAAAATGGAGTGATTGAAGCGATACTGCCCAGGGAATCACTCTATATCCAAGGGCTTAAGATCGGGCAAGTGGTCAGTTACCCGGTTACCGGAGGGAAGGGGATCCCACCCCTTAAGATCAAAGTGGTGGGAAGCTATGAAATAAAAGATGAAGAAAGCCCTTACTGGTACCTGGGAAAGGATTTAATGCGGAATATGTTCCTGGTCAGTGAAAAGGTCATGAAAGAGGAACTGATACAAAAGGGAGTCCCCTTAAACGTGGCCAACTGGCTCTATCTTTTCAATTTAAACGACCTGACCAGTTCCCAAATGGCTTTTGCCAGGAATGCCTTGGCCAATCTTGATATTGAGTTAAACAAGATCCTTCCCAATACGAAAACGGAAATCTCCTTTTATGACCTGCTGGATCAATTCCAGCGGGAAAGCGGCCAGCTCCGCCTTATGCTCTTTACATTGGCGGCACCCATCCTGGTTCTTCTCTTTTACTTTATCATCATGAATGCAAGACAAGGGTTGGAACGTCAGCGGGGAGATATCGTTGTCCTAAGAAGTCGGGGGAGCAGCACCCGGCAGATCATCCTCCTTTATTTCCTGGAGTCCTTGCTAATCGGCGGAGCCTCATTCATCCTGGGGCCGATCCTGGGATATTGGATGGCCAAAGTTCTGGGATCCAGCAACGGTTTCCTCTCTTTCGTCAACCGAAAAGCGGTCATGGTGGAGTTTACGCCGGATATTCTCCTCTATGCTCTCCTTGCCATTCTATTCGCCGTCTTGGCCAACACCGTTCCCATCTTGGGTTTTGCGAAACAAAGCGTGGTGAATTACAAGCAGGAATTGGCCAATGTGGGGAGAAGAGCTTTTTGGGAAAAGATCTTTCTGGATCTCATATTGCTCGGAGTGGCCGCCTATGGATGGTATCTCTTCATGCAGCGGAAGATCACCCTTCTATCTACCGGGCTTACCGCCGATCAACTGCAGGTCGATCCCCTGCTCTTCTTCATTCCTGCCATATTTTTGTTTGGTGCGGGATTTCTCTTCCTTCGCCTTCTTCCGCTTGTTTTGCGGCTCTTGTTCGTCTTGACCAAGCGTTGGTTAAACCTTCCGTTTTACTTAACCATGACCCAGCTCTCCCGGTCGGCGAAGCAATACCATCCCGTCATGCTCCTCCTCACCTTGACGCTGGGTTTAGGGGTTTACAGCGCTTCTTCCGCCAGGACCATCGACCAGAACGAAACGGAGCGGTTTCTATATAAGACGGGGACCGATGTGGTAATGGAAGCCCAATGGGAGAAGCAGATTGATCCCAGCGAGATGGGGAGTATGCCCTCTGCCAATCCCGGTGGTGGGAGTCCGGGGGGAGGAATGCCTGGGTACTCCGGAGGGGGTTCGGGGGGGAATTCGGGAGGTCCGGGCGGTCCGGGAGGGGGGGGTCCACCCGCTCCTGTGGAGATCCCCTTTCGTTATGTTGAACCTCCCTTTGAAGCCTTTCAAAACCTAAAGGGGGCGAAGGCGGTGACCCGCGTCCTCACGAAGGATGTAAGCGTCGCGGTGGGGGGGAAATCGTTAGGGCAGGGGAAGATGATGGCCATCGATAACGCCGATTTTGCCAAAGTGGCCTATTTTAAGAGCTCCCTCTTCGCGCCTTACCATCCCTACCAATATCTTGAGCTTCTGGGCAAGCATGAGGCGGCCCTTATCGCCTCCAAGAAGTTCATGGAGAAATATGACCTAAAACCGGGTACCGTTCTCACGTTGGTGATTAAGTCCCAGCCGGTAGACTTCATCCTATATGCAGGGGCTCCGTATTGGCCGACCCTCTATCCGGATGAAGCCCCCTTCTTCATCGTAAATCTGGCTTACCTTCAGGACCAGATTCCCATTGAGCCTTATCAGGTATGGATCAAGATGGCCCCGGACGGCAGCGTGGTGGAGATGATGAACCGCCTTGCGGATCAAGGAATCTATCTCCTCAGTGTGGAGGACCATCGGTCTGAGATGATTCGCCAGTTAAAACATCCTTCCCGTGGCGGTGTTTTCGGCGTCTTAAGTTTGGGATTTCTCGTATCCATCTTCATCTCACTCCTGGGGTACCTTCTTTACTGGTTCTACTCCCTCTCCTCCCGCTCCGTTCAGTTCGGCATTTTGCGGGCGTCCGGACTAAAGCGGAGTGAACTCATCACGATGCTCTTATTAGAACAGATTTTCACCGCGGGGACTTCTATCCTCATGGGCCTCGTTTCCGGAGGGATGGCGAGCCGCCTCTTCATCCCCTTCATGCAGGTGACGGGAACGAATCAGACCCAGGTGCCTCCCTTTGAGGTGATTTTCCGCCAAAGCGATCTCTACAGCCTGCTCACCATGGTTCTCCTGATGATCGCGATCGGAGCTTTATTCCTCACCTATCGGATCCGCAGTCTCCGGATTCATCAGGCTGTAAAATTGGGAGAGGAGCGATAA
- a CDS encoding isoprenylcysteine carboxyl methyltransferase family protein, whose translation MRLVFSSTPSVVLFFLLLLFLAAQRMGELILARRNGRWIKEQGGFEVGKGHYPFFILLHLLFFFSLLGEFFWKRKPLPSWWAVPLIFFLLSQGLRYSAISSLGPFWNTRIYILPRASLHPKGPYRFLRHPNYLAVMAELISFPLTFGLYGTAILFFLLNLPLMIWRIRVEERALSRFCPYEEEMGDKPRFLFKIPRLHQH comes from the coding sequence ATGCGACTCGTCTTCTCTTCCACACCTTCCGTTGTCCTCTTCTTTCTTCTTCTGCTTTTCCTTGCCGCCCAGCGCATGGGGGAATTGATTTTAGCCCGGCGCAACGGGAGATGGATCAAGGAACAGGGGGGATTTGAAGTGGGCAAGGGTCACTATCCTTTTTTCATTCTTCTTCATCTCCTTTTCTTCTTCTCCCTTCTGGGGGAATTTTTCTGGAAGCGGAAGCCCCTTCCCTCCTGGTGGGCGGTCCCTCTTATCTTCTTCCTTCTCTCCCAAGGGCTTCGCTACTCAGCCATCTCCTCATTGGGACCTTTTTGGAATACGCGCATCTATATTCTTCCCCGCGCATCCCTTCATCCCAAAGGGCCTTACCGTTTCCTACGTCATCCCAACTACTTGGCCGTCATGGCAGAGCTGATTTCTTTTCCCCTCACCTTTGGTCTCTATGGCACCGCCATCCTCTTTTTCCTTCTTAACCTCCCCCTGATGATCTGGCGAATCCGGGTAGAAGAACGGGCCCTCTCCCGCTTTTGTCCCTATGAAGAAGAGATGGGGGATAAGCCCCGTTTTCTCTTCAAGATTCCTCGTTTGCACCAGCATTAA
- a CDS encoding ATP-binding cassette domain-containing protein yields MIHCEGLVKIYKTEEVEVMALQGLNLDVEDGEMMAIIGASGSGKSTLLNILGGLDRPSAGQVRVGEWDLTKISEQDLVRYKRSTVGFIWQNNARNLLPYLTALENVTLPMLLNGRYDVNRAKELLDAVGLSHRMKNRLEQLSGGEQQRVAIAIALANQPKLLLADEPTGAVDTATAEVIMNIFREINREMGVTVLIVTHDLALAKKVDRVVAIRDGLTSSEFLRGGYAPSGAPGGQGDLHQEFTVVDRVGRLQIPQEYLQEMGIRDKVILEFDGEKILIKPPSQEDSLTHAEETFPSGTQTIS; encoded by the coding sequence ATGATCCATTGCGAAGGGTTGGTAAAGATTTATAAGACGGAAGAGGTCGAGGTGATGGCCCTCCAAGGACTTAATCTCGACGTGGAAGATGGGGAGATGATGGCGATCATCGGAGCGAGCGGAAGCGGCAAGTCCACTTTGCTCAATATCTTGGGCGGATTGGACCGCCCTTCCGCCGGCCAGGTGAGGGTGGGGGAATGGGATCTAACCAAGATTAGTGAGCAGGATTTAGTGAGATATAAGCGCTCGACGGTTGGTTTTATTTGGCAGAATAATGCCCGCAATCTGCTCCCTTATCTCACCGCCCTTGAGAATGTAACGCTGCCCATGCTTTTAAACGGACGGTATGATGTAAACCGGGCAAAGGAATTGCTTGACGCGGTAGGTCTTTCCCACCGCATGAAGAACAGGTTGGAACAATTATCAGGAGGAGAACAACAACGGGTAGCCATCGCCATCGCTTTGGCCAATCAGCCGAAACTTCTTTTGGCGGATGAGCCGACGGGTGCGGTAGATACCGCAACCGCAGAAGTGATTATGAACATTTTTCGGGAAATTAACCGGGAAATGGGGGTAACGGTTCTGATCGTCACCCATGATTTGGCGTTAGCGAAGAAAGTGGATCGGGTGGTGGCCATCCGGGATGGATTAACCAGCAGCGAATTTCTCCGTGGGGGATATGCTCCCTCGGGCGCACCAGGCGGGCAGGGAGATCTTCACCAAGAGTTTACCGTGGTGGACCGGGTGGGAAGGCTGCAAATCCCTCAGGAGTACTTACAAGAAATGGGGATCCGGGATAAGGTGATTTTGGAGTTTGATGGGGAGAAGATCTTGATCAAACCCCCTTCCCAGGAGGACTCCTTGACGCATGCGGAAGAAACGTTCCCCTCCGGAACCCAAACCATATCATGA